In Monomorium pharaonis isolate MP-MQ-018 chromosome 3, ASM1337386v2, whole genome shotgun sequence, a genomic segment contains:
- the LOC105829961 gene encoding actin-related protein 2/3 complex subunit 4: MSGTLKPYLTAVRRTLTAAMCLENFSSQIVEKHNKPEVEVRASKELLLTPILISRNDKEKVLIESSINSMRISIAVKQADDLEKILCHNFTRFMTMRAEHFMILRRKPVEGYDISFLITNIHVEQMYKHKIVDFVIHFMEEIDREISEMKLSVNARARICAEEFLKRF, encoded by the exons ATG tctGGAACACTCAAGCCCTATTTGACGGCAGTCAGGCGAACGCTTACTGCTGCTATGTGCCTGGAGAACTTTTCCTCTCAAATTGTGGAAAAACATAACAAGCCTGAAGTAGAAGTAAGGGCAAGTAAAGAACTGCTTTTGACACCTATTTTGATAAGTAGAAACGATAAAGAGAAAGTCTTGATTGAATCCAGTATAAATAGTATGAGAATAAGTATTGCTGTGAAACAAGCTGATGATTTAGAAAAGATTCTTTGTCATAATTTTACGAGATTCATGACAATGAGGGCCGAACACTTTATGATTCTTAGAAGAAAACCAGTAGAG GGCTATGacattagttttttaattactaatattcATGTAGAACAAATGTACAAACACAAGATAGTAGATTTTGTTATTCACTTTATGGAAGAAATTGATAGAGAAATCAGTGAAATGAAATTATCGGTCAATGCCAGAGCACGTATATGTGCAGAGGAATTCCTAAAAAGG ttttaa